From a region of the Phaseolus vulgaris cultivar G19833 chromosome 6, P. vulgaris v2.0, whole genome shotgun sequence genome:
- the LOC137832113 gene encoding farnesyl pyrophosphate synthase 1, with protein MADLKSTFLNVYSVLKAELLHDPAFEFSDDARQWVDRMLDYNVPGGKLNRGLSVIDSYRLLKEGHELNDDEIFLASALGWCIEWLQAYFLVLDDIMDNSHTRRGQPCWFRVPKVGIIAANDGVLLRNHIPRILKKHFRGKPYYVDLLDLFNEVEFQTASGQMIDLITTLEGEKDLSKYTLTLHRRIVQYKTAYYSFYLPVACALLMAGENLDNHVDVKNILVEMGTYFQVQDDYLDCYGDPETIGKIGTDIEDFKCSWLVAKALELSNEQQKKVLYDNYGNANPENVAKVKALYNELNLQGAFEEYESGSYVTLVTSIEAHPSKAVQAVLKSFLAKIYKRKK; from the exons ATGGCGGATCTCAAGTCTACATTCCTCAACGTCTATTCCGTTTTAAAAGCCGAACTCCTTCACGACCCTGCTTTCGAATTCTCCGATGACGCTCGCCAATGGGTCGACCGg ATGCTGGACTACAATGTGCCAGGAG GAAAATTGAACCGGGGACTCTCAGTCATTGACAGCTACAGATTGTTGAAAGAAGGACATGAATTAAATGATGACGAGATTTTCCTTGCTAGTGCTCTTGGTTGGTGTATTGAATGG CTTCAGGCGTATTTTCTTGTTCTTGATGACATTATGGACAATTCTCACACACGTAGGGGTCAGCCATGCTGGTTTAGAGTGCCCAAG GTTGGGATAATTGCAGCAAATGATGGAGTTTTACTAAGAAACCATATTCCACGCATTCTTAAGAAACATTTCAGGGGAAAACCATATTATGTTGATCTTCTTGATTTGTTCAATGAG gttGAGTTCCAGACTGCTTCAGGACAGATGATAGATCTGATTACCACACTGGAAGGAGAAAAAGACCTGTCCAAATACACATTAACACT GCATCGGCGTATTGTTCAGTACAAGACTGCTTATTACTCGTTTTACCTCCCA GTTGCATGCGCATTGCTCATGGCGGGTGAGAATTTGGATAACCATGTTGATGTAAAGAACATTCTTGTTGAGATGGGAACATACTTTCAAGTACAG GATGATTATTTGGATTGCTATGGGGATCCTGAAACAATTGGAAAG ATAGGTACAGATATTGAAGATTTTAAATGCTCTTGGTTAGTTGCGAAAGCTTTGGAACTTAGCAATGAACAACAAAAGAAAGTTCTATAT GACAATTATGGGAATGCCAATCCAGAAAATGTTGCTAAAGTAAAGGCCCTGTATAACGAGCTTAATCTTCAG GGTGCATTTGAGGAGTATGAGAGTGGGAGCTATGTGACGCTTGTAACCTCCATTGAAGCTCATCCTAGCAAAGCAGTTCAAGCTGTATTGAAGTCCTTTTTGGCTAAGATTTATAAAAGGAAGAAGTAG